The Streptomyces sp. NBC_00286 nucleotide sequence CCATGGGGGACGGACGGTGATCTGCTCAGGCCCGCGACCAGCCCCGACGAACCCACCCCTTGGACCGGCGAACCCGGCGGAGCGCCGTGACATGATCGGACGCATGGCTGAACGCGTTATCGCCGCGTGTGACGGGGCGTCGAAGGGAAACCCAGGACCCGCCGGCTGGGCCTGGGTGATCGCCGACGCGACGGGAACCCCCGTCGCGTGGGAAGCCGGACCGCTGGGCACGGCGACCAACAACGTCGCCGAACTCACCGCGCTGGAGCGGCTGTTGGCGGCCGTCGAGCCGGGCGTGCCGCTGGAGATCCGGATGGACTCGCAGTACGCGATGAAGGCGGTCACAAGCTGGCTGCCCGGCTGGAAACGCAACGGCTGGAAGACGTCGGCGGGCAAGCCGGTGGCCAACCAGGACCTCGTCGTGCGGATCGACGAGCTGCTGGAGGGCCGCGAGGTGGACTTCCGCTACGTACCCGCGCACCAGGTCGGCGGCGACCCGCTCAACGACTTCGCCGACCGCGCCGCAAGCCAGGCCGCCTTCGTCCAGGAACCCGCGGGCAGCGAACAGGGGTCACCGGAGCCGCCCCCGTCGTCCGGCGGCAAGAAGGCCGCGGCCCCTAAGAAGCGCACCTCCGGCGCCTCGTCGTCCCGCACGCTCAAGGCCAAGTTCCCGGGCCGCTGCCGCTGTGGCCGCTCCTACGAGGCCGGCGCGACGATCGCCAAGAATCCCGACGGCTGGGGCCACCCGGAGTGTCGTACGGGCGCGTAGCCCGCCACCTCCCTGGGATGCGAAACCCCCCACCTGACGTGACCCTGGAGATGTGGGGGGTGAGCTGATCAGGAGGACGTCTCATGTCCATGATGGACAAGATCAAGAGCATGCTGAAGGGCCACCCCGAGCAGACGTCCAAGGGCGTCGACAAGGGCGGCGACTTCGTGGACGAGCGGACCCAGGGAAAGTACAGCGGCCAGGTCGACACCGCCCAGGAAAAGCTCAAGGACCAGTTCGGCAGCGAGCGCCAGGACCGCCCGCCGCAGCAGTGACCCTGCCTGACCCCGGCCCCCGCGGCCCTGGAGCGATATCTCCGGGGTGACGGGGGCCGCGCATGTCCGCTGACCCGCGGTAACGGCGAGTTTCGGCCGCCGTGTGGATCACCTGACCAGAACTCCTGTTGTTCTGGCGAAGGATGGCGCTGTGCCATGGTTGTGGGGCAGCGGTAGGCAAGAGGGGGGCACTGCGTTCATGGCAGCGTCGACAAAACTCGCCCCGCCTTCGTCCCGCCGTCGGGTCGTCTTGGCGGCGGCCTCTCTCGTGCTGCTGTTCTTCGGACTGTCCCCGAGCGCGGCGCCCCTCCGGGAAAACCCGGATCCCGCACCGCCGGGCCCCGCTCCCATACAGGCGGGCCCGGCCGCGACGACGTACCGGATCGCCACCTTCAACATGGCGGGCGGCAACTCGAAGTACGGGACGGCCGGAGTCGAGGCCGCCGACGATTTCGTACGCACCGTCAAGGAACGCCGGCCGGCCTTTGTGACCATCCAGGAAGGATGCCGCGACTGGACGGAGCGGCTCGACAGCCAACTGCCTGGCTATTCAACGGTGTTCGACACGGTGGTGCCGGAAGTCGGAACCCCGGCGTCGTGCTGGCACGACTCGGACTTCGGCAACGCCCTCCTCTACCGCGACGACCTCGGTTTCACGCCGACGGCGGGCGGTGGACACGACCTCGGTTCACCGCCCGGCC carries:
- a CDS encoding endonuclease/exonuclease/phosphatase family protein; the encoded protein is MAASTKLAPPSSRRRVVLAAASLVLLFFGLSPSAAPLRENPDPAPPGPAPIQAGPAATTYRIATFNMAGGNSKYGTAGVEAADDFVRTVKERRPAFVTIQEGCRDWTERLDSQLPGYSTVFDTVVPEVGTPASCWHDSDFGNALLYRDDLGFTPTAGGGHDLGSPPGREQREMLCIRSQERRLAVCSIHMSSGSAPFLQKARETEAAEAKRLLATTYGGYRKFLMGDVNTTAEEPPTDSFYHRNYEGGATGEFKEAGSPCGNYMNNWTVPCRAGEATYGVNKIDYLFVPPSVTVKWSDTVHSDFSDHDSLWAEIVLPDRPGDRDQPSGDKSRSG
- a CDS encoding ribonuclease H family protein, which encodes MIGRMAERVIAACDGASKGNPGPAGWAWVIADATGTPVAWEAGPLGTATNNVAELTALERLLAAVEPGVPLEIRMDSQYAMKAVTSWLPGWKRNGWKTSAGKPVANQDLVVRIDELLEGREVDFRYVPAHQVGGDPLNDFADRAASQAAFVQEPAGSEQGSPEPPPSSGGKKAAAPKKRTSGASSSRTLKAKFPGRCRCGRSYEAGATIAKNPDGWGHPECRTGA
- a CDS encoding antitoxin, whose protein sequence is MSMMDKIKSMLKGHPEQTSKGVDKGGDFVDERTQGKYSGQVDTAQEKLKDQFGSERQDRPPQQ